The region AAACCATCCCAAGTCTGTGGGGACCGGCTGGTCTTTTACATTGGCAGCGATATATCCCGGGGTTGCGGGGTAATTGCACCGCGCGTGGGTCTGCTGCATCTGGGGATATAATCATAGCACAGCCTCCTCCACGAGGCTGTCAATCAATCCACTTTGGCTGTGACAGGTGTTCCATTCGTGTATGCCTTGTCTGCCTTGTACGCCTTGCATGCCTTGTGTGTGACAGTTTCATTCTTGTTTAGGATCTTACGGTGCAGGCAGGTATCACCATGGGCTTCAGCCTGCATGCCAACAATAGCAATGATCCGCCTGAGGTGCGGAACTGGCGGATTCATCTCATCACGGTTATTGTGAGCATGGGTGCTATTGCGAGTAAGCACTCTAAATGTCCTGGATGGCCAATTGGGTGTCTGACTGATGGTGGCAGTGGGCTACGACACCAGCGTGATTGGCGGGACCATGGCCTTGGATTCGTTCCGTCGGGACTTTGGCCTGGTGTCTGCTTCAGAGACTGCGACTGATACTCTTGAGGGCAACATCGTGTCGACTTTCCAGGCAGGATGCTTCTTTGGCTCGCTTCTTACATTCCCGCTTGGGGAGAGATTTGGGCGACGGAATGCAATTATCATGGCTGTTTGTGTCTTTTGTGTGGGTGGGAGTCTGATGGTGAGGCTGTCTTGCATTTAATGTTTTCATAGGCTAACAATATACATGACAGACTGCATCTTCAGGCCATCTCGGTTTGATATATGCTGGCCGCGCCGTTGCAGGGTTCGGCATCGGGGCTGTATCACTCCAGGTCCCGGTTTACATAGCTGAGATGGTGAGCTCTTACCTAGTATCTTCTCGCAGGTGTTAACAAAAACAGTCGCCAGCTTCTATACGCGGTCGACTTGTTGGAATCTTCGAAATCTGCTCTCAGGGTGGCGGCATGCTTGGGTTTTGGATCAACTACGCCATCAACCGTACTGTATCCTCTGAACGGATGGCTCAGTGGCAGATTCCTCTGGGCATACAGCTTCTCCCAGGGGGGTTACTCTTAGCTGGAATCTTCCTTTGCCCTGAGAGCCCCCGGTGGTATGCAAAGAAAGACCGCTGGGATGAGGCAGAGCGAAGCCTAGTCTGGGCTCGTACCCTGCCTGCTGAACACCCCTTTATTCAAGGAGAACTCCAACAAATCCGCGATCAGCTCCAAAATGACATGATACCGCAGGAAAGCAAGTACGACCCGTGGTACTACATGCACCGGTTATGGCAAAGAGGGACTCGGAACAGGATCGGCATTGGCCTCTTGCTCATGGCATTCCAGAACCTGACGGGAGTGAATATCATTACATAGTATGATCCCAGCTAAAACAAAAGAACAACACAGCTAACAGTTAGGGCTAGCTACTCGCCCCGAATATTTGAAACCCTCGGTATCAATTCAACAGACACCAAGCTCTTCGCGACAGGGTTCTACGGGATCGCAAAGACCCTCGGCATGACCATCTTCAGCGTCTGGCTAGTTGAAAAAGTCGGCCGAC is a window of Aspergillus puulaauensis MK2 DNA, chromosome 4, nearly complete sequence DNA encoding:
- a CDS encoding sugar porter family MFS transporter (COG:G;~EggNog:ENOG410PF9Y;~InterPro:IPR005829,IPR005828,IPR003663,IPR036259, IPR020846;~PFAM:PF00083,PF07690;~TransMembrane:12 (i21-48o68-88i100-117o123-146i158-180o192-213i286-307o327-346i355-374o394-418i430-447o459-480i);~go_component: GO:0016020 - membrane [Evidence IEA];~go_component: GO:0016021 - integral component of membrane [Evidence IEA];~go_function: GO:0022857 - transmembrane transporter activity [Evidence IEA];~go_process: GO:0055085 - transmembrane transport [Evidence IEA]) — protein: MGFSLHANNSNDPPEVRNWRIHLITVIVSMGAIAMGYDTSVIGGTMALDSFRRDFGLVSASETATDTLEGNIVSTFQAGCFFGSLLTFPLGERFGRRNAIIMAVCVFCVGGSLMTASSGHLGLIYAGRAVAGFGIGAVSLQVPVYIAEMSPASIRGRLVGIFEICSQGGGMLGFWINYAINRTVSSERMAQWQIPLGIQLLPGGLLLAGIFLCPESPRWYAKKDRWDEAERSLVWARTLPAEHPFIQGELQQIRDQLQNDMIPQESKYDPWYYMHRLWQRGTRNRIGIGLLLMAFQNLTGVNIITYYSPRIFETLGINSTDTKLFATGFYGIAKTLGMTIFSVWLVEKVGRRSGLIWGAFIGSLPMWYIGGYVFERDPTRTASRGDTVQDAWGYIAMACVYLYGLIYCATWQGITWVVCSEIFPIDIRMLCVAITTADQWLWSFVISRTTPYMITSLGYGTYFFFASLMIAMGFWSWFFIPETKGKTLEEMDALFGAPSSVRAGIGEVGMDDVKRETVHAEKV